In a genomic window of Deltaproteobacteria bacterium:
- a CDS encoding L-asparaginase 1 has translation MEAQGLENDVKKRVCILYTGGTIGMRPTPQGYAPEAGYLGRTMAAMPEFSSPDVPEYVIREYAPLLDSSNMGPREWLTIARDIAANYADFDGFIVIHGTDTMAYTASALPFMLEGLAKPVILTGSQIPLCRVRSDARDNLITSLMVIDQTPVPEVCLCFGNRLLRGCRSTKVDAAGFQAFDSPNYPDLGSIGVTIRAHAARVRPVTTQNGLTVHPLSDANVGALRLFPGISAQFVANVLRSPLQGLVLETYGMGNGPSNDASIMNVLAEANARGVVIVNCTQCLRGTVDQGGYQAGSALARCGVISGADMTAEAALTKMIYLFSLGLTPDEIRARMGQNLRGELTEADALS, from the coding sequence AAAAACGGGTCTGCATCCTCTACACCGGCGGCACCATCGGCATGCGCCCCACGCCCCAGGGCTACGCCCCGGAAGCTGGCTATCTGGGCCGGACCATGGCCGCCATGCCCGAATTCTCCAGCCCCGACGTGCCGGAATACGTTATCCGCGAATACGCGCCATTACTGGATTCCTCCAACATGGGCCCCAGGGAATGGCTGACCATCGCCCGTGACATCGCCGCCAATTACGCCGACTTCGACGGCTTCATCGTCATCCACGGCACGGACACCATGGCCTACACGGCCTCGGCCCTGCCCTTCATGCTGGAGGGGCTGGCCAAGCCGGTCATCCTGACCGGGTCCCAGATTCCACTTTGCCGGGTCCGCAGCGACGCCCGCGACAACCTGATCACCTCGCTCATGGTCATCGACCAGACCCCGGTGCCCGAAGTCTGCCTGTGCTTCGGCAACCGGCTTTTGCGCGGCTGCCGGAGCACCAAGGTGGACGCGGCCGGATTCCAGGCCTTTGACTCGCCCAACTATCCGGACCTGGGCTCCATCGGCGTGACCATCCGTGCCCATGCCGCGCGCGTCCGGCCCGTGACCACCCAAAACGGCCTGACCGTGCACCCGCTGTCCGACGCCAATGTCGGCGCCCTGCGCCTCTTTCCGGGCATTTCGGCCCAGTTCGTGGCCAATGTGCTGCGCTCGCCCCTGCAGGGGCTGGTTCTGGAAACCTACGGCATGGGCAACGGCCCCTCCAACGACGCGAGCATCATGAACGTACTGGCCGAGGCCAACGCCCGGGGCGTGGTCATCGTCAACTGTACCCAATGTCTGCGGGGGACTGTCGATCAGGGCGGCTATCAGGCCGGATCGGCCCTGGCCCGATGCGGCGTGATTTCGGGGGCGGACATGACCGCCGAAGCGGCCCTGACCAAAATGATCTATCTGTTCAGTCTGGGGCTGACGCCGGACGAAATCCGGGCGCGCATGGGCCAAAACCTACGCGGCGAACTGACCGAGGCCGATGCCCTGTCCTGA
- a CDS encoding pseudouridylate synthase gives MPCPEIPILFRDEHLVAVHKPHGLLVHRNAHAGREPFLVQLLRDQLGCRVYPVHRLDRPTSGLLVMALSPAAASILARQFAGREVEKTYLAVVRGFVPESGVIDTPLLAESGAEQEARTDFERLGTTELPWPVGRYATARFSVVRARPRTGRTHQIRRHFAHIRHPIIGDVLRGDGRQNRFFREHFNLRRLLLASVSLAFRHPVSHAPLLWRCPLAPDLSGLLQRLGWEPSAWDPPRPFQDEPAPRP, from the coding sequence ATGCCCTGTCCTGAAATCCCCATTCTTTTCCGGGACGAACACCTGGTGGCCGTGCACAAACCGCACGGATTGCTCGTGCACCGCAACGCCCACGCCGGGCGCGAGCCCTTTTTGGTGCAACTTCTGCGCGACCAGCTCGGTTGCCGCGTCTATCCGGTGCATCGCCTGGATCGACCGACATCGGGCCTTTTGGTCATGGCCCTGAGCCCGGCCGCGGCATCAATCCTGGCCCGGCAGTTCGCGGGCCGCGAGGTGGAAAAGACATATCTGGCCGTGGTACGAGGATTTGTTCCGGAATCCGGCGTCATCGACACCCCTCTTCTGGCCGAGTCCGGCGCGGAGCAGGAAGCCCGGACCGATTTTGAGCGCCTGGGCACAACGGAACTGCCCTGGCCCGTGGGCCGCTACGCCACGGCCCGATTCAGCGTGGTGCGGGCCAGGCCCCGGACCGGACGCACACACCAAATCCGCAGACATTTCGCGCATATCCGCCATCCAATCATTGGAGATGTGCTCCGCGGCGACGGCCGCCAAAACCGCTTCTTCCGCGAACATTTCAACCTACGCCGACTGCTTCTGGCCAGCGTGAGCCTTGCGTTCCGGCATCCCGTCAGCCACGCCCCCCTGCTCTGGCGCTGCCCCCTGGCCCCGGACCTGTCCGGGCTGTTGCAACGCCTTGGCTGGGAGCCATCGGCCTGGGATCCGCCGCGCCCTTTTCAGGACGAGCCCGCGCCACGCCCCTGA
- a CDS encoding diguanylate cyclase, which produces MARPSCDYEQCYGVLHAMPLGVFLFDPDHVVLFWNRCLESWTKIASEEIVGRSLGEFFPHLREPRYASRFELLLQGGPPIVFSARLHGHLIPSFFPDGSPRLQHTTAHLLRGRGSGRACVLVASQDVTEAHVRLRDYARVRDQAQREIEMRRQAEAVLRESEERFFSAFEYAANGMALVGLDGRLLKVNQALCVMLGLDRDVLLTKTLADVTLSEDRALGQAHRQRLLDGELNAYQVETRFLTGAGQCVWVLVSVSLVRSEDGFGLYFIAQIENITARKQLEQELYQLATTDHLTGISNRRDFLARAEHELRRCRRQGSVLAFLMVDVDKFKSINDTWGHAVGDEVLLAMVQASRTVLRSTDLFGRLGGEEFGIVLPDVDRRAALFIAERVRAAVAGIAVGAGQAAIRFTVSIGLAFFSPGLAGVEELMRRADAALYQAKTSGRDRVCVAGSGLDECAWPGSAG; this is translated from the coding sequence TGGGTGTGTTTCTTTTCGACCCCGATCACGTGGTCCTGTTTTGGAATCGCTGTCTGGAGTCCTGGACCAAAATCGCGTCCGAGGAAATTGTCGGTCGGTCCCTGGGCGAATTTTTTCCGCATTTGCGGGAGCCCCGCTATGCCAGCCGGTTCGAGCTTCTGCTCCAGGGCGGCCCTCCGATTGTCTTTTCGGCCCGATTGCACGGCCATCTCATTCCAAGCTTTTTCCCGGACGGTTCTCCCCGGCTCCAGCACACAACGGCCCACCTGCTGCGCGGTCGCGGGTCGGGCCGGGCGTGCGTTCTGGTGGCTTCCCAGGACGTGACCGAGGCCCATGTCCGCCTTCGGGACTATGCCCGGGTGCGGGATCAGGCCCAGCGGGAGATCGAGATGCGCCGTCAGGCCGAGGCCGTGCTCCGCGAAAGCGAGGAGCGTTTTTTCAGCGCCTTTGAATACGCGGCCAACGGCATGGCCCTGGTCGGTCTGGACGGACGGCTGCTCAAGGTCAATCAGGCCCTGTGCGTCATGCTGGGGCTGGATCGGGACGTTTTGCTGACCAAGACCCTGGCCGACGTCACCCTGTCCGAGGACCGGGCCCTGGGGCAGGCCCATCGCCAGCGTCTGCTGGACGGGGAACTCAATGCCTATCAGGTCGAGACGCGTTTTCTGACCGGGGCCGGCCAGTGTGTTTGGGTGCTTGTGAGCGTGTCCTTGGTCCGGAGCGAGGATGGCTTCGGGCTGTATTTCATCGCCCAGATCGAAAATATCACCGCGCGCAAGCAGCTTGAACAGGAATTGTATCAGCTGGCGACCACGGATCATCTGACCGGGATCAGCAACCGACGGGATTTTCTGGCCAGGGCCGAGCACGAGTTGCGGCGCTGCCGGCGCCAGGGGTCCGTGCTGGCTTTTCTCATGGTCGACGTCGACAAGTTCAAATCCATCAACGACACCTGGGGACACGCCGTGGGCGACGAGGTGCTGCTGGCCATGGTCCAGGCCAGTCGGACCGTGCTGCGGAGCACGGATCTTTTTGGCCGTCTGGGCGGGGAGGAATTCGGGATCGTTTTGCCCGACGTGGACCGGCGGGCCGCCCTGTTTATCGCCGAACGGGTTCGCGCGGCCGTGGCCGGGATCGCGGTCGGGGCGGGGCAGGCCGCCATCCGGTTCACCGTGAGCATTGGCCTGGCCTTTTTTTCTCCGGGTCTAGCCGGAGTGGAAGAGTTGATGCGCCGGGCCGACGCCGCCTTGTACCAGGCCAAGACCTCGGGGCGGGACCGGGTCTGCGTGGCCGGCAGCGGATTGGACGAGTGCGCGTGGCCGGGTTCGGCTGGATGA